The following are encoded in a window of Lactobacillus panisapium genomic DNA:
- a CDS encoding alpha-L-fucosidase yields the protein MKIETKISNFEKMGIGLFVHWGLYSKFAKGEWSQNILNIPTYQAAFNEFNPKEENIRSLVRLAKKCGFKYIVLTAKHHDGFYLFDTKNINNFDSVHTPFHKDVIKIFTDECHRQKIAPFIYYATYDWNNVKYRDDFNGYLAEMRQLIKLLCTNYGEIGGFWFDGNWDKPHADWQEDLLYQEIRQLQPNAIITNNTGLEKQGVTEGREVDVLTFERGNPTAIKHVQNQRYLAAETSLTLNKHWGNAQNDLNYLSGHQLIEQICRTRMVGANLLINVGPEFDGSLNIHCRSLIELVGQWMAINHEAIYHTNNYEHSTYSTISNDHDFIKGNYLFVDDLGNIGNSNVVLGGEQARELVFTNFAKQKIDHIAWLDNQKPLAFKQDQAANTLKIAADGFEYGTNLVERVAKIYY from the coding sequence ATGAAGATAGAAACAAAAATAAGCAATTTTGAAAAGATGGGGATTGGCCTCTTCGTCCATTGGGGACTCTACTCTAAATTTGCCAAGGGCGAATGGTCACAGAACATCTTAAATATTCCGACCTATCAGGCGGCGTTTAATGAATTCAACCCAAAAGAAGAAAATATTCGCAGCTTAGTTAGACTAGCTAAGAAGTGCGGCTTTAAGTATATTGTTCTTACTGCCAAACATCATGATGGCTTTTACCTCTTTGATACCAAGAATATTAATAACTTTGACAGCGTCCATACCCCATTTCACAAAGATGTTATCAAAATTTTTACCGATGAATGTCACCGGCAAAAGATTGCTCCCTTTATCTATTACGCTACTTATGATTGGAATAACGTTAAGTACCGCGACGACTTTAACGGCTATTTAGCCGAAATGCGTCAACTAATTAAACTTTTATGCACTAATTACGGCGAAATTGGTGGTTTCTGGTTCGATGGTAATTGGGATAAGCCACATGCAGATTGGCAAGAAGATTTGCTTTACCAAGAAATCCGGCAATTACAACCTAATGCCATTATTACCAATAATACCGGACTAGAAAAACAAGGCGTAACGGAAGGGCGAGAAGTTGACGTATTAACATTTGAGCGTGGTAATCCAACTGCAATTAAGCATGTTCAAAACCAACGCTATTTAGCCGCTGAAACTTCGCTAACACTCAATAAACACTGGGGCAATGCCCAAAATGACCTTAATTATCTTTCTGGGCACCAGTTAATTGAGCAAATTTGCCGGACGCGCATGGTCGGCGCTAACCTATTAATTAATGTTGGACCAGAATTTGATGGTTCACTGAATATCCACTGTCGTTCACTAATCGAACTAGTTGGTCAATGGATGGCTATCAACCATGAAGCAATTTACCATACCAATAATTATGAGCATTCAACCTACTCCACTATTTCTAATGACCATGATTTTATTAAAGGTAATTACTTATTTGTTGATGACCTAGGAAATATTGGCAACAGCAACGTCGTTCTAGGTGGCGAACAGGCACGTGAATTAGTTTTCACTAATTTTGCAAAACAAAAAATTGACCATATCGCTTGGCTAGACAACCAAAAGCCATTAGCATTTAAACAAGATCAAGCAGCTAACACACTTAAAATTGCAGCTGATGGCTTTGAATATGGCACTAATTTAGTCGAGCGCGTGGCCAAAATCTATTATTAA
- the tenA gene encoding thiaminase II, whose translation MTEFTAQLRYAAKDLWEKSMEQPFVKELQSGQLPLATFRFYLLQDRYYLAEFSKIHRLMAKKTTSQEVQRFLLAGAQDLQECEITMQQHFLAELKVTSNEIKETDAAPTAYAYVNHLFKTLEKDGLAPCVCAILPCYWLYQEIGQALAQTGSPVALYQKWIETYDSDWYDVNVSRMLKLTNDLAAQASERERGQMQKAFVRSSYYECRFWQMAYEQEQWQ comes from the coding sequence ATGACTGAATTTACAGCACAATTGCGTTATGCGGCAAAGGATTTGTGGGAAAAAAGCATGGAGCAGCCCTTTGTTAAAGAACTGCAAAGTGGCCAATTGCCATTGGCTACTTTTCGGTTTTACTTATTGCAAGACAGGTACTATTTAGCTGAATTTAGCAAAATTCACCGGCTAATGGCAAAGAAAACTACTAGTCAAGAAGTGCAACGATTCTTGCTGGCAGGTGCCCAAGATTTGCAAGAATGTGAAATAACGATGCAACAGCATTTTTTAGCGGAATTAAAAGTCACATCCAATGAAATTAAAGAAACTGACGCAGCACCAACGGCGTATGCCTATGTCAATCATCTGTTTAAAACGCTTGAAAAAGATGGTCTTGCACCTTGTGTCTGTGCCATTTTGCCTTGCTACTGGCTTTACCAGGAAATTGGTCAAGCATTGGCGCAAACGGGTTCACCGGTTGCACTTTACCAGAAATGGATTGAGACCTATGATAGCGACTGGTATGACGTCAATGTTAGTCGCATGTTAAAGTTGACCAATGACTTAGCTGCGCAAGCTTCAGAACGAGAGCGTGGGCAGATGCAGAAAGCCTTTGTGCGTAGCAGCTATTATGAATGCCGGTTTTGGCAAATGGCGTATGAGCAAGAGCAGTGGCAATAG
- the thiM gene encoding hydroxyethylthiazole kinase has product MKLDLLAKLRETNPIVLNAANFVTVQDVANGLNALGASPIMSKEIAEVEEMVQMASSIAINLGTLTKLQIMQMKEMGLLAAQAQKPIVLDPVAVGAVNYRLQTAQKLLEAFPATIIRGNAGEIAALGGFAWNAKGIDAGSGSGDLDEITRKTAQKLHCTIIASGVTDTISDGQNIAHVYNGTPLFQAHVGSGDMLSSIVAAFAAVCDNSFEAAQTACLVFAATGELLVNDHPEVGPGTFSMYLMDYLAKVKETEITAIAKFD; this is encoded by the coding sequence ATGAAACTAGATCTGTTAGCTAAATTACGTGAAACTAATCCAATTGTCCTTAATGCCGCCAATTTTGTGACCGTTCAAGATGTCGCTAACGGCTTAAATGCGCTGGGTGCCTCGCCCATCATGAGTAAGGAAATTGCTGAGGTCGAAGAAATGGTTCAGATGGCATCAAGCATTGCCATCAACCTCGGGACTTTGACTAAATTGCAAATTATGCAAATGAAAGAAATGGGGCTACTTGCCGCGCAAGCTCAGAAACCGATTGTCCTTGATCCCGTTGCCGTTGGCGCAGTCAATTACCGCCTGCAAACCGCACAAAAATTGCTAGAAGCTTTCCCAGCTACAATCATTCGTGGCAACGCTGGTGAAATTGCCGCTTTAGGTGGTTTTGCCTGGAATGCCAAAGGTATTGATGCGGGTTCAGGCAGTGGCGATCTTGACGAAATTACGCGTAAAACCGCGCAAAAATTGCATTGTACAATTATTGCCAGTGGCGTAACAGACACAATTAGCGATGGCCAAAATATCGCTCATGTTTACAATGGTACCCCGCTATTTCAGGCACACGTTGGTTCAGGTGACATGCTCTCAAGCATTGTTGCCGCCTTTGCGGCCGTCTGCGATAATTCTTTTGAAGCTGCGCAAACAGCTTGCCTAGTTTTTGCAGCTACTGGAGAATTGCTCGTTAATGATCATCCTGAAGTAGGCCCTGGCACATTTAGCATGTATTTGATGGATTATTTAGCTAAAGTCAAAGAAACCGAGATTACAGCTATTGCTAAATTTGATTAA